From the Pirellulales bacterium genome, the window CAGCAACACCACGCGCGCCGTCGGCACGCGCCAGGCCTGCCGGGCGATCGCCACGGCGTCGTCGAGATAACCGATGGAATCGATCAGGTGTTTTTCCAGTGCCTGGCCGGCCGTGAAGACGCGGCCGTCAAAGTCTTCGGGATGGGCCGGGTCGTGCCGCGGCCGCGATTGCTCCACGGCCTCGCGGAACCGCTGATGGAACTCAAAGGCCATCGTTTGCAGCATGGCCCGCACGTCGTCGCTTTGCCCACGGATGGGCGAGCCCATGTCGATGTGCTCACCCGACTTCACGGGCACGCCCACCACATTGAACTGGGCCATCGCGTCTTGCAGGTTATAGAGGTTCAGCACCACGCCGATGCCGCCCGTCACCGTGGTCGGGTGGGCCACGACCTGGTCGGCGGCGGTGGCCAGGTAATACGCGCCGCCCGCGCCCACGTCGAGCAGGCAGGCCACCACCGGCAGACCGGTGCGGACTTTGAACGTCATCAGGTCGCGGCGCATGATGTCGCAAGCGGTCACGCCGCCGCCAGGGCTGTTGATCCGCAGCACGACCCCGCGAAAGCAGCGGTTGGCCCCGATGTGGTCGAGCTTTTCGCGAAACAGCGCCACCGGGTTTTCGCCGAACGAATAGAAGCCGGTCATATCGGTGTTGAGCAATACTCCGTCGATATCGACCAGGGCTATCCGCTCGCCGGCGGCCGGATCGCCCGGCACGACGGTGAATTCCGCCAGAGGTCCGGTATCGATCATGGGCGGCGTGCTGGTGGTGACATGGCTTTCCGTCACCGCCCGCAGCGGCGTATGGCAGCCGGCCGTCAGCAACAGGCAGCCGATGGCCGCGATCATCGTTTGCTTGAACACGGTGCGCTCCACGTAGCCGCATAGAAGGAGATATTCCGCCTTTCGATGTTCTATCGGTTTTGCACCGCGGACCGCAGAAGCAAACAGCCGCGGGACAGCAGCCCTCGGCCAGGGCAATCCGATTATGCGGAATAGAGCGACGACTCTCGGCCGCAAAAACCGGCATAGAGCGTTTTTCCTGGACAATTGCCATAATCCGCCGCACAATACGAATCTCCATCAACAATATGGATTTCGACGGCGCGTTGAATCTCACGCTGGCGGAGCACGAGCAGGAAGTGAAACAAAAATAAGCGGTGCCTCCATGTTCTGGTGGACTCGGCCCAGTTGCCCGTGCGATTCCGCAGTTTGGGGTCCCACCCCTGATACCAGAATGGCGAGACCTGAACACACACAATGGAGCGACGGGCCGCTTTACTGCCCCGCCTGCTTGAGGCTGCGAACGAGCGCGGCGACGACGCCGGCGGAATCCACCGAAGTCGCGACGTCGATGTTCGGCCGCCACTCGGGCACCTGCCGGCGATCGAACACGGTCGCCCCCATCGTCAGGTCGCCTTGCACCTCCACATCGCCGGCCAGCCGCTCGGTGTCGAACAGGCCCGGCTCCAACAACGCCATCAAGGCCACCGGGTCGTGCAGATACGTCCCTTCCAAACCAAAGAGCTGCCGGTGCGAGCGGAACGAGTAAGGAAGGATCCGGTGCAACAGGCCGCCTACGGGAGTCGATTCGTCGGGAAGCTGATCGAGCAGGTCGAACGTCATCACCACCTGGCTGGTGACGTCGAGCGGTATCAGCGTCTTCGTCGTTTTCGAGCGAAACACGGCGCGGGCGGCGGCCGGATCGCAATAGATATTGAACTCGGCGGCGGGCGTGATGTTGCCCGGCCCGCCAACGGCGCCGCCCATGATGACGAGCTGCCCCACCTGCTCGGCCAGCGTCGGATCGCGTCGCAGCACCGTGGCGATGTTCGTCAGCGGCCCCAGCGCCACAATCGTGACCGCTTCCGGGGCGTTGCGGATTTCGTCGGTGATGACTTTGTCCGAAGGGTGTACGTGGTGCAGCTCGGCCACCGCAAAGTCGGCGTTGCCCAGTCCGTCGGCCCCGAACACGTGACGCGAGTCGACCAGCGGATCGCGCTCGGGCCGCACGGCGGCGCCGATCCGCGGCAGGCGCGGCGGGTCCAACTGCTCGATGATGGCCTGCACGTTGCGCGTGGCCTGCTCGGCATTGACGTTGCCGGCCACCGCCGTCACCGCCAGCACCTCCAGCCGCGGATCGAACAGCGCCAGGGCGATCGCCACGGCGTCGTCGATGCCGGGATCGACGTCGAGAATGACTTTGCGGGCCATGATGGGTTCCTACATTCGCTTCCTTAAATGCTCGGCCAGGCGGCACAGCGCCGGGCTGCAATCGTCCTGCGGCAAGTGCGCCTGGATCAAGTGCAACTGCTTGTCGTGCCAGGCCTGCGACAAAGCCCGGTCGAACTCGCCTTCGGTCCGGACTTCATATCCCCGCCCGCCGCCGAACACCTCCGGCAGCTTGTGGTACGCCCAGGGTTGGACCTCGTTATACTTGAATTCGCCCGGATGCAGAATCCGTTCCGTGCCGTAGCCCTTGTTGTCGAGCACGACGATGATGGAATGATGACCGTGCCGAACGAGCGTGGACAGCTCGTTGCCGGTCATCTGGAAGGCGCCGTCGCCCACGATCACCACGGTCCGCAGATCGGGCCGCGCGGTCGCCGCGCCCAAGGCGCCGGGCACGCCGAAACCCATCGACGTGTAATAGGCTGGACCGATGAACTCCGTGCGGCCGCGCGTGGTCAGCTCGGTCGACGCGAACAGCGCGTCGCCGATGTCGGAAACTACGATCGTGCGGTCGTCGAGCGACTGGTTCAGCCGCTCGATCAGCCGAGTGATCGTCACCGGCCGGTCGGGCTGAACCTGATAGGCTTCGCCATTGCGGTCGGGCCGCTTGGGCGGCGTGCGTTCGGGCGGCTGAGGCCGCCGCGCCGTCAACGCCCGAATAAAGTCGCCCAACACCACGTCTTGATAGTGGTGGTGCCGGATACGCAGGTCGTCGCTCATGGCATAGATGCAATTCGCCGGATCGAGATTGGCCGTATAAATGCCCAGGTCGATGTCGGTCATAAACGCGCCCAGCATGATCACGCAGTCGCTCTCTTCGACGAACTGCGTCACCTCGGCGCGGCTCATGGCCCCTTCGTAGAGGCCGGCGAACAGCGGATGCGTTTCATGCACCACGCTTTTGCCCATCACCGTGCAGGCGATGGGAATGCGGGTCGATTCGGCGAAGTGCAATAGCTCGTCTTGCAGGCCATAGCGATGGATCTCGACGCCTGCCAGAATGACCGGCTTGCGGCAGCCGGCGATGAGCCGGGTGGCCTCGCCCACCGCCTCGGCCAGGGCTTCGGGATCGCTCGTCGCTTCGACCGAGCGAAATTCGTGCGGGGCGTCGGGCACGACGCGCACCATGTCGCGCGGCAACTCGATATACACCGGCCGCTTGCTGCGCGTGCAGGCCGAGAGCACGCGGTCGATGTCGCGAAAGGCAATGCTCGGATCGGCCACCTCGGCCGTGGCCACGCAGATTTTCTCGAACACGTCGAGCTGCGTGCGGAAATCGCGCACCTTGTGGTGCAACAGCGGGTTCTTGTAGCGTTCACGGATGCCCGGCGCCCCGGAAATCACCACCACCGGCGATTTCTCGGCATAGGCCCCGGCGATCGAATTGCACAGGCTCAGGCCGCCCACGCCGTAGGTAACGCACACGGCGCCGATGCCGTTGATACGGGCGTATGCGTCGGCGGCAAAACCGGCATTGTCTTCGCGGCAGCAGCCGACCACGTTGATCGGGCTTTGTTCGAGCATCGAGTAGAAGCCGAGAATGTAATCGCCCGGTATGCCGAAGGCGTCGCGGATGCCGACTTCTTGCAGGCGGCGGATAAGATACTCGCCGATCGACAGGCCGAGCACGCGATGAGCTTCATGGCGGCGCGGAGCAACTTGTGCATCGTGCATGCGTGGATTCTCTTTTGGAGCGAGGCGCCTTTCCCTGGCCTGATCTTTCCCTGCTGTAATCTTACGGCGCAGGCGGCCCCGGAGTAAGATCGGCTGGGGGGACGGAGAGCCGTTTGAGCCACTATACTTCACGCGGCCGAGAATGAGACATCGGCGGTGGCTGGGGGAGAGCCTGGCCAGGTGGAGGCTGCCACTTCGTTCATCTCCGGCGGCCAGGCGATGCCCCGGTGCGTCCAACCGGGGCATCGCTTGGCCTCCACGCTGTTGAAGGGCGCCAGCCGCTATCTGGTCAAGCTCTGCCCCAGCCACCGCTGTTGCTCGCGGAAAAATGTCTCATTCTCGGCCGCGTGAACTATAGCGGCTGGCCGCCCCCACTTCCGGTGGACGGCGTTCGTGGAGATTGTCGAGCGAGGAACCAGGGAGTTTGGCAACCAGGTCGTCGGCGCGGTAAACTGGCGGGCCACCGAGAGACCCCGATGCTTGAATTGCTCCCTGCCACCTCGCGCCGCGAATTCCTCCGCCAATCGGGCTGCGGACTGGGGTCGCTCGCGCTGGCGGCGATGCTTTGGGATCAGCGTCGAGCGGTCGCAACCGCCGCGCCGGCACTACCGCAGCCGCACTTCGCGCCGCGTGCCAAGCGGGTGATTTTCCTCTTCATGCATGGCGGTCCGAGTCACGTCGACCTGTTCGATCCGAAGCCGGAGCTGACGCGCCACGCCGGCCAGCCGCTACCCGAAAGCTATGGCAACGTGATGACCCGCCGCAAAGTGGCCACCAATCCGCTGCTGGGCTGCGTGCGTCCTTTCCGGCCGCGGGGCCAATCGGGGTTGGAGATCAGCGACTTCTTGCCCGAGCTTTCGCGGCTGGCCGACGACCT encodes:
- a CDS encoding thiamine pyrophosphate-binding protein, whose protein sequence is MHDAQVAPRRHEAHRVLGLSIGEYLIRRLQEVGIRDAFGIPGDYILGFYSMLEQSPINVVGCCREDNAGFAADAYARINGIGAVCVTYGVGGLSLCNSIAGAYAEKSPVVVISGAPGIRERYKNPLLHHKVRDFRTQLDVFEKICVATAEVADPSIAFRDIDRVLSACTRSKRPVYIELPRDMVRVVPDAPHEFRSVEATSDPEALAEAVGEATRLIAGCRKPVILAGVEIHRYGLQDELLHFAESTRIPIACTVMGKSVVHETHPLFAGLYEGAMSRAEVTQFVEESDCVIMLGAFMTDIDLGIYTANLDPANCIYAMSDDLRIRHHHYQDVVLGDFIRALTARRPQPPERTPPKRPDRNGEAYQVQPDRPVTITRLIERLNQSLDDRTIVVSDIGDALFASTELTTRGRTEFIGPAYYTSMGFGVPGALGAATARPDLRTVVIVGDGAFQMTGNELSTLVRHGHHSIIVVLDNKGYGTERILHPGEFKYNEVQPWAYHKLPEVFGGGRGYEVRTEGEFDRALSQAWHDKQLHLIQAHLPQDDCSPALCRLAEHLRKRM
- a CDS encoding S49 family peptidase, producing the protein MFKQTMIAAIGCLLLTAGCHTPLRAVTESHVTTSTPPMIDTGPLAEFTVVPGDPAAGERIALVDIDGVLLNTDMTGFYSFGENPVALFREKLDHIGANRCFRGVVLRINSPGGGVTACDIMRRDLMTFKVRTGLPVVACLLDVGAGGAYYLATAADQVVAHPTTVTGGIGVVLNLYNLQDAMAQFNVVGVPVKSGEHIDMGSPIRGQSDDVRAMLQTMAFEFHQRFREAVEQSRPRHDPAHPEDFDGRVFTAGQALEKHLIDSIGYLDDAVAIARQAWRVPTARVVLLHRRIDRARTPYAITPNVPMQGTMLPLSIPGFERSRLPTFLYLWQPDPTLERWGGK
- a CDS encoding nucleoside hydrolase, which codes for MARKVILDVDPGIDDAVAIALALFDPRLEVLAVTAVAGNVNAEQATRNVQAIIEQLDPPRLPRIGAAVRPERDPLVDSRHVFGADGLGNADFAVAELHHVHPSDKVITDEIRNAPEAVTIVALGPLTNIATVLRRDPTLAEQVGQLVIMGGAVGGPGNITPAAEFNIYCDPAAARAVFRSKTTKTLIPLDVTSQVVMTFDLLDQLPDESTPVGGLLHRILPYSFRSHRQLFGLEGTYLHDPVALMALLEPGLFDTERLAGDVEVQGDLTMGATVFDRRQVPEWRPNIDVATSVDSAGVVAALVRSLKQAGQ